In the Cucurbita pepo subsp. pepo cultivar mu-cu-16 chromosome LG17, ASM280686v2, whole genome shotgun sequence genome, AAATTGTatcttttgttatttcttcACTCATCAAGTTTTAACTTTTGATCTTTAGTTTGTTAATTGGCCATGTACCCATTAATTTGTAGGTAGCCGACCTAATTGCTTTTGTGACCTCTGCGAGCTACTATATTGAAGGAAGCACATCTCTCTACATTGATTCATTTGGAAGCGAATGCCTTTCCCTATTAAGATCTCTGGGTTTACCGAGTACTGCAGTGTTTATTCGAGTATGTTCCTTTTTTGAGACTTCTAATCTAAAAGGAGAAGAATTCTTTGCTCGTACAgttaaagcttttttttttcttttccggCAGGACCTACCCActgatataaagaaaagaaacgattataaaaaaatgtgtatTTCTAGCATTACTTCTGAATTTCCGGAGGATTGTAAGTTTTATCCTGCAGATACTAAAGATGAGTTACACAAGGTAAATAAGTTTCAGTTGTTCGTGTAGATTACTCATTTACACACCTTTTTATGCtcatttagttattttaatgatttgtatttgtatttgcaGTTTATGTGGCTTTTTAAGGAGCAAAGACTCACTGTTCCTCATTGGAGAAATCAAAGGCCTTATTTGATGTCTCAAAAGGTCTTTAAATATGTGTATTTTAATACATTCATAGCTTTGATCActgttttcctttttactCTAAGAGGAACATCTgcttgttatttattattttgctaATTCTCTGGCACTACTGTAGGTTGATATGGTAGCTGATAATTGTACTTCAGGAAAATGTACCCTTCTTCTCACTGGTTATCTACGTGCTAGGAGTCTTTCTGTGAATCAGCTGGTAGAGTCCTCTGCTTTGCCATTTTTCTTGCTTCAGGTAGGTTGATTTGTTGTTCATATGTGCCTTTCTTTTTATCAGGTTCATGTTGCTGGAGCAGGAGATTTCCAGCTTTGCAAAATTGAAGTTCTCAAGGATCCAGTTCCATTGAATCCAAGAATGGAACAAGATGCTATGGATACTCACGATGTGGAggtaattatatattttctactGAAAAGCTATTCTTGTAGATTAGTTTCTTCATTAACTGTTCAGTTTGAGAAATGTATCAATAGGGGGATGGAATTTCCTTCTCTCATAGGTATTACGGTGCATATTTTACTTGCATTGTGCTTCAAGtgaagtttttaaataatattttatgtttgcaTATAACGCTTGCTCCTTGTGTATGCATTCACTTTCTTACGGATTTTAAATTTCACCTTTCTTGACATGTAGGTTATTCAACTGTTGGAGCCATCAGAGCAAGAGCCATTGGTTGTCGAGAACGATCCTGATCCTCTGTCTGGTGAACAGgtgttcttttttaataagaaatataCTTTTCTATAAAAACCGAGTCAAGACATTGGTCTTTTTTCATGCATGGTTTACTATTCTTAATTTCCTtgctatttcttctttcatggtGGCTGGTGGGAGTTAAAtacatgatttaaaaatattcatgtaAAAGCTAAAAAGAAGTTAACTTGAGATATGGAAGTCAACTAGATTAGAATTATACTTTTTAttcttgttatttttttcctcgtagttttaaaattgttttagtCTTGTTATATGCTTCCAAACTAATCTAAGAGCCTTAAGGTGTTTCTACATTCTTTAATCTTGTTGTACAAATGCTATTTCTAGGACAAAATCTCATGCCACTTGGTTAGTTATATTTATAGTTGATGTTTGAGACTGttgatttgtttttctctcaGACTTGGCCAACTGAGGCAGACAGAGCTGAGGCCGATAGAAATCAGAAAGAAAAGCATTTAAGGAAAAGAGCACTTGCTCATGGCACTTCTGAGTATCAGGTTTGCATATTAATCTGATAATGCTTCCCCCACGATTTACATGTTCATAGTTTTATACTACTTCTCAGCATCTCATATTTTTTCCTTCACTTCTACCAAAATACACAGGAAGCTTGGGAAATAGGTGACACAGATGATGAGGATTCTGATGTTGACAATGAATCTGATGGTATGATGTTAGACAGTGGTTATACAAATGAAGTGGATGACCTTAATAATCCATGCCTCAGTGATGATGATCAAGCTTCTTTTGAGTTAATAAATTCTGATCACGAGACAGATATGGATTCTGTGATGATGGTGAGAatctcattgtttttttttttttatctgtgaTTTACCATTGCTTATTTCACCAGACTATGACTATTGCTTCAAAGCTAGAGAACTAGCATCCTGGGGTGCAACTAGAAATAGACAACCTTCTAGTTATTATAAGCTTTTTGTAGTATGCtgaaaaaatggaatattataaggggattttaaatcttaaaagaaCTGCGGAAAGTTTCAAAAAGTCTGCACTGCTAGGAATCATCATATTGATTGAATTCCAAACTATCTTCAGTCCATCTTAAACCAATTGAagtaaagaataaaattgTATTCCAAACCATCTTCAATCTCTATGCCTATCATTGATGTGTTGGTTTCTTTCCAGGCAAATTAACCTAACAAAGTGTTGAAGCTTGCACAGTTCTAACTATTATTTTCACCTTTTACATAACGCTCCAGTCACATCATAGGATAACTCCTAGTATTATTCGAGTAAATGTTGAATTAAGAGAGAAGCTTAGCAAATATAGAGTGAACTCACAGTAATAAACAGAACGATAAACCAAATCTTGTgcattacaaattaaaatagagaaaaaactaaatcataaAAAGAGATTAAGAGGGCATTCTCTTTTACAACTTTCATAACTTGAACTTTCTTATGCATTGAGAGTAAGGTTACTTTTTGCCTCTCTCTACCGTTTCTTGTTGATGCTGCCTAGTCACTCAAATTTCATTCCAATGCAGGATGGTGAAAACTTGACCAACGAACAAAAATTGGATGAGattcaaaagattaaaaatgcTCACGCTGATGATGAAGGttagtttgttttattttattttatttcttatggATATTGAAGAGTTATCGAAACATTGATGACAGTTTGAATGCAGTGTTTCCGTACAATTACGAGATTATCAGTTTCTTGCATGTAAAACAACTGAGCATGAAAGTTTGTGGCAGATGCTTGGTGGTGTTCAATGTTATATATGGATGTTCAATAATCTTTCTTATTTGTCGTTACAGAATTTCCAGATGAAGTGGATACACCTATGGATATTCCTGCCAGAAAGCGCTTTGCGAAGTATAGAGGTCTTAAATCCTTTAGGACATCCTCGTGGGATCCTCAAGTATAATTCCTATTATTCAATTATGCTTTCACATACTATTTCTTAACATTACTCTAATTCACCAAAACCTCTCTATCTTTCTAATTCAGGAAAGTTTGCCTCAAGATTATTCTAGAATTTTTGAATTCAGTAACATTTCCAGAACACAAAAGCACGTTCTTGCTAAAGCTCTAGAATTAGAGCAAGGGAATAGAGATGACTGTGTGGCATCAAGCTCCTATTTAAGGCTGCATGTGAAGGAAGTGCCCATTGGTGCTGCTTCAAAATTATGTGAGTTAGCAAAGTCAATGCCAATTACAGCTTGTGGACTTCTGCAGCATGAATCCAAGATGTCTGTCCTCCATTTCAGGTACTTATTGCTGAACTGCCATCTATTCTTCTGTGAATAAATTCTAGCTTCTAACTAATATTGTTTCAGCATCAAGATGCATGATGTCTCTGAAGAGATATCCGATAATGTTGGGACTACTCAGAACTCCAAGAAGCATGATAAGAAATCTCATCCCCtcaagggaaaagaaaaattggtgTTCCATGTTGGGTTTCGTCAATTTGTTAcaaggtatttttttaacttttcgaTAAGAGGCATCTGCCTTTTCACTTTTACAGTTTTAGATAACCATCTCTCAAATTTCAGGCCAATATTTTCATCTGACAACTTTAATTCGGACAAGCACAAGatggagagatttctacatgCTGGAAGATTTTCTATTGCTTCAATTTATGCTCCTATATCGTTTGCTCCACTTCCTTTGATAGTCCTGAGGAATGTCGAAGGAATCTCTTCATTTGCTGCTTCTGGTTCGTTAAAGTGTATTGACCCCAGGCGgataattttgaagaagatTATTTTATCCGGGTAATGAAATCTATGTCCTTGTCAACAAagtaatgattttttttacctcatttgaaaatattgttttcGTTATTCACTTTATCAAACAATAGAATTATACTTCCCACAAAGGGAGAGGGAAAGAAGGGGAAATGGTTGTCTACTAGTTTGTCTTAGTATGcaaattttattatcttattttgttgaatttaaGCTCTTTAAGCTTACCATCTTGAAATACTCGTTCTTGAGCTTACGGTCAGCGAACAACTCAACATCAGTTCAATagtctattatttattattattattattttcatcagtttatatagttttcggaattatttttcatgaatTAATCTGATGCAGTGGGAATTTCATAATTGTTAAAACTGAAAGCTGTCTTCCGTTTGTTGTGTGCAGTTATCCTCAAAGAGTATCGAAATTGAAAGCTACAGTGAGATATATGTTTCACAATCCTGATGACGTGAGATGGTTCAAGGTAAGAGAATGCATATAAGTTTGTTAACTGTTACTTTTTGAATGGtattaattgaaattgaacAGATCTTGTATTAGAATGCCCTATGCCCTCTTCTCCCGTTCTTAACTAAGACTTCCCTGGCAGGATGAATTAAATAGTGCTTTCTTCAAATTGGggaactttttttaaaagtatcgCTAATGATTCATTCTAAACTCAATTTTTCACAGGACAATTATATGCTTTTGGTTGAGAAACATAGAATCAtagtataaaattgaaatgataaaCGGAGGAATAAAGTAAGGGCTTGAACTCAAAGCTCTTGCATTGAATGGTTgctattttaataaataaaaaatccttgCATGAAGATTATCACTTgctatggaatatatcttatatTATGGTTTTTCCTCCTAATGTTGAATGATTGATGCAGCCTGTGGATGTGTGGACGAAGTGTGGCAGACGCGGTCGTGTAAAGGAACCTGTTGGTACACACGGTAAGCTTCCCAATACCTGAACTTCAGTACTTACCCTAGACATGGCTAATAATCTTCCTCATAGTCCTATCATTATAACATGTGGCCTGTTGTAATCTTGTGCGACACAGGAGCAATGAAGTGTATTTTCAATGGAGTTTTACAGCAACATGACACAGTTTGCATGAGCTTATACAAGCGTGTTTATCCCAAATGGCCTGAACACCTCTTCCCTCTCCTTGATGTTTGAGATTGCTGTATGAACCAGATTGAAGTTTtgatgtatgtttttttttttttttttttttttttttttttttttttttttttttttttttgagctTATTATGTATTTATAGCCCTACAGGAGGAACAATTTTGATTTGTAAGGTGGCAAAGCTAGAGTTCCAGCCCCCTTTTCTTAGAtaacatatttgaaaattattgagGGAAATGGATGCATTTAAAATTCTGATAGAGTAGAGTTGGTCTATTCCAACTAAAAAAGTGAAGCAATAAATTTAGAGTGTTGTACAAGATTTAGCAGTTATTGCCTCAAAAAAAGGCTATAAGTTATTGCCCCTACAAAAACATATGAGtctcttttcctttcattattccatcaatcaatatttttcctaataaaaagaaaaaaaaaaaattctcaattttttagCCATCGGATTAGAAATTTGGATTCGTTTGGAAAGATGATAGAAAATCAAAGGTCATTAGTCCTTCACCAACTTGCTTAATTGGCCACCATTATAAACCCCTTTTTATTATGATTACTCAACCTTAATTTAATATActtgtttaaatttaactttacttaaattattttcaaaacctAAATATTATCGACCTTTTTCATCTATATTTAAAGagtttaatattaaaaaactaaaacacGAGAGGGTTGAATCTTTGAATTCCATGTGCATACTATTAAACCACATAAAAAGAGTAATTTTGTTTCCAAAAATATGTAATAGTGATTGTGGGGCTTTTCTATATTTAGttgattacaaaaaaaaaaaaaaaaaaaaaaaaaaaaaaaaaaaaaaaaaaaaaaaaaaaaaNCTCGAATGTGATGActgaaagaagagagaagagaaaggacTTTCATTCCAAATATAATGTATGGTCATAATTACaaactaataaattatattagtgAGGGTGGAACTATGATGTCCTTCAATTTAGcctataaatatcatatttgtctttaaattttttgttttcaatttttagactttattatttattttttcaataaaaaaattataaaaattaagtaaaaataaatttcaaataaaaaaatattattaaaaataattaaaaaaaatatatatatataataaagtaaaataaggAGAATAAGGTAAGTGAAGGCGTTGATAAAGTAGGAGTCCTGCACGTTATCTTTCCCTCACAGCCATCACGTGAATTAAAATTctcctatttttttcttttatttattattttttaaaacaataaaataagaatgagAATAATGCTTAATAATTGATAATTCATATCTCCGTCCTTTTTGGCGGTGATACGGAAACAACCTTTTTCAtgttagtttaattttaatattaatattaatacaaattataattacatttaatattttaaacatcaactagggttagggttttaaaaatattgttatttaatgtttattttggggtaaaaataaaaaataaaaaaggagggaaatttattattaataatataattatttgaaaaggaaatatttatttatttagttataaaCAGAAAAGAGTTTTGATTGGATTAGGCATCAAATCCGACCAAAGCTTACCGCTTCAACGTTTTTGATTTTCAGACACACCTGGCCACCACATCTTTCCCGACCTGTCCCTGTCTCGTTTCCCGTAATTCCACCAAAACTCAGGGCTATTTCGGTCATTTCACTCATTTACccgttttattttctctctttaatcaactccttaattatcccttttctttaatttatttttcgttttggttaaataaaaaaaaaaaaaaaaaaaaaaaaaaaaaaaaaaaaaaaaaaaaaaaaaaaaaaNaaaaaaaaaaaaaagacaagatCTCTGGAGGTGTGGGAAGGAAGCAAATTAACATACTTggaatttagaatttagaaaaACT is a window encoding:
- the LOC111778120 gene encoding pre-rRNA-processing protein TSR1 homolog codes for the protein MGGSRAQVNKPHKSRFSSKATRQQHKTSFKDRSKVTKNNVAKGARAARLQRNKMIREQKRAAVLQDKRASSGSKNPPRVIVLFGLSASVDLNPLAEDLLSLLAPGSSSSTVASSEYKLRATVLKAPYGDLQSCMEMAKVADLIAFVTSASYYIEGSTSLYIDSFGSECLSLLRSLGLPSTAVFIRDLPTDIKKRNDYKKMCISSITSEFPEDCKFYPADTKDELHKFMWLFKEQRLTVPHWRNQRPYLMSQKVDMVADNCTSGKCTLLLTGYLRARSLSVNQLVHVAGAGDFQLCKIEVLKDPVPLNPRMEQDAMDTHDVEVIQLLEPSEQEPLVVENDPDPLSGEQTWPTEADRAEADRNQKEKHLRKRALAHGTSEYQEAWEIGDTDDEDSDVDNESDGMMLDSGYTNEVDDLNNPCLSDDDQASFELINSDHETDMDSVMMDGENLTNEQKLDEIQKIKNAHADDEEFPDEVDTPMDIPARKRFAKYRGLKSFRTSSWDPQESLPQDYSRIFEFSNISRTQKHVLAKALELEQGNRDDCVASSSYLRLHVKEVPIGAASKLCELAKSMPITACGLLQHESKMSVLHFSIKMHDVSEEISDNVGTTQNSKKHDKKSHPLKGKEKLVFHVGFRQFVTRPIFSSDNFNSDKHKMERFLHAGRFSIASIYAPISFAPLPLIVLRNVEGISSFAASGSLKCIDPRRIILKKIILSGYPQRVSKLKATVRYMFHNPDDVRWFKPVDVWTKCGRRGRVKEPVGTHGAMKCIFNGVLQQHDTVCMSLYKRVYPKWPEHLFPLLDV